Proteins co-encoded in one Macadamia integrifolia cultivar HAES 741 unplaced genomic scaffold, SCU_Mint_v3 scaffold562, whole genome shotgun sequence genomic window:
- the LOC122069250 gene encoding transcription factor bHLH30-like, which yields MCAKKEEDQGEWSQIFNIHSYQEQLLLRQQQLQHQLQQKQQQQFISDHGYEGGGLVFPDHVSTIIQCSVPQFNSASFSTNSVRDHDSFLIPLPPPPPSSSLGGLSNRRASSTCHKFSYEGPSSSNPHGGSVGFHQISSQFGFQAHELSKMTTQEIIDAKALAASKSHSEAERRRRERINNHLARLRGLLPNTTKTDKASLLAEVIQHVKELKRQTSKIEEASQVPTEMDELRVAAGSDEDGKLIIKASLCCEDRPDLLPDLIKTLKALKLRALKAEITTLGGRVKNVLLITGDNDDNSNNNEQQHYSISSIQEALKAVMERTTGDDSSSGSIKRQRTNVTILQHKSL from the exons ATGTGCGCCAAGAAAGAAGAGGATCAAGGAGAGTGGTCTCAGATTTTCAACATCCATAGCTACCAAGAACAGCTACTTCTTCGACAGCAACAACTACAACATCAGCTTCAACAGAAACAACAGCAACAATTCATTAGTGATCATGGGTATGAAGGAGGAGGGTTAGTTTTCCCTGATCATGTCTCTACCATAATTCAATGTTCTGTCCCTCAGTTCAACTCGGCTTCTTTCTCCACTAACTCGGTCCGAGACCATGACTCGTTCCTTATTCCACtaccacctcctcctccatcaTCATCCTTGGGTGGTTTATCCAACAGAAGAGCTTCTTCTACTTGTCATAAGTTTTCTTATGAAGGTCCATCCTCGTCAAACCCACATGGCGGGTCTGTTGGTTTCCATCAAATCTCCTCTCAATTTGGGTTTCAAGCTCATGAGTTGAGTAAGATGACAACACAAGAGATCATAGACGCAAAGGCACTTGCAGCTTCTAAGAGCCACAGTGAAgctgagagaagaagaagagagcgaATCAACAACCATCTTGCTAGATTACGTGGCTTGCTTCCCAACACCACTAAA ACGGACAAAGCTTCATTGCTGGCAGAAGTAATCCAACATGTAAAAGAACTGAAACGACAGACATCCAAGATCGAAGAAGCAAGTCAGGTCCCGACTGAGATGGACGAACTCAGGGTTGCTGCTGGATCAGATGAGGATGGGAAGTTGATAATTAAAGCTTCATTGTGCTGTGAAGACAGGCCTGATCTCTTACCTGATCTTATCAAGACCTTGAAAGCTCTCAAGTTACGAGCTCTGAAAGCTGAGATTACAACACTAGGTGGACGAGTGAAGAACGTGTTGCTGATCACTGGAGACAATGATGATAACTCGAATAATAATGAGCAACAACACTACTCCATTAGCTCAATTCAAGAAGCATTGAAAGCGGTCATGGAGCGAACAACTGGTGATGATTCTTCTTCAGGGAGTATAAAGAGGCAAAGAACAAATGTCACTATTCTTCAACACAAGTCTCTTTAA